The DNA segment AAAATTGTATATAAATTACGGATATCAAGCATCATCTCATTTAaccaaaaataatcaaaaaccaATTCTCAAGTCAAATGGCTGGAATAATGGCATGCATGCAACTTGTAATCCTCCTCCTCTTCCTACCCTTTGTTCGTTCCTATGACACAACAGTTATCCCCGCCGACAAGTCCCAGTTAAGCAGCTGGTTCGATCAAAACGTTGGCCCTGCATCTGTCCGAAAAGGGTCTCTAGATCCGGCCCTCGAAGCTGCGGAAGCCGGAGCCAAGGTGATCAAAGTCAGAACCGACGGCAGTGGAGATTTCAAGACTGTGAATGATGCGATAAAGAGCATACCGACAGGCAACAAAGATCGTGTTATTTTGTGGATTGGACCTGGAAATTACACAGAAAAGATCAAGATTGACAGGTACAAGCCGTTCATTACGTTCTACGGGGACTCGAACAATATGCCGAGTTTGATATACGACGGAACCGCAGCAGAGTATGGAACTGTGGATAGTGCAACTTTGATCGTCGAATCGGATTATTTCAGCGCAGTTAATGTGAAAATTGTGGTTTGTATCTGTTCCTGAATCCATTTTTCCACCAAGATTTCCGGGTTTTATCACTTTATTTGGATTCTTGAATGAAattatatatgatttgtttgattGGTAAGTTCTTTGGTTTCTTGATTATCCCGTTAGAATTCTGCCCCGAGGCCTGACGGAGTCCGGAAGGGGGCCCAGGCGGTGGCTCTGAGGATCGGCGGAGACAAAGCTTCGTTCTATAATTGCAAGATATATGGGTTTCAAGATACTCTTTGCGATGACAAAGGAAAGCATTTCTTCAAGGACTGCTATATTGAAGGCACTGTTGATTTCATTTTTGGCAGTGGAAGATCCCTATATTTGGTATATATCTTCTTCaattatatcaaatataaaCGAGTTTGAAACGAGACAACCATCTGATATTTAATACAAAGTGTAgggtttttaaatgttttcccTTTTATAGAACACGGAGACATATGTGATTCCCGGGGATGGAATGGCAATGATCACGGCGCAGGCAAGGACCAAAGTAGACGAGAGCAACGGGTATGTGTTCGCGCATTGCAAGGTGACGGGCACAGGCAATCACGCGTACCTCGGCAGGGCATGGATGCCTTATGCTAGGGTGGTGTATGCTTACTCCGAATTTAGTGATGCTGTCAACCCCGAAGGATGGTCCAACAATCTTGATGCACAAAATAACAAGTGAGTATACGTTTGTAGTTTTGTTTgtgtatatttatttacatttatatCTGCCAAAAAGTGtgttttcaatatatatattcctTTGCATGTCGATTTACTCGTCAAAAACTTGGACACAAAGTAACTAGAATCGGACACGTACGTAAGTCTAGTTTTCATGCCAAGTCTCGAGAGCCCTCAAGTCAAGTAAATGGGGAATTTTTGATAGGAAAATATGTAAGAATATGGCCTAATTGTGACGTTGGATTTCTAACTTGAAAATTTTCGGTCTTAATATATGATAGTTTTGCTTCATACAGTCCTTTCTGACCTAGTACAACTGCAATGAACTGTGTCATACAACCAATATGTGTCGTGTCAACGTtacgataaaaaaaattaatttttttaaaaataaagttattaGACTAAAACTGAAAATTTTACGCTCGAGCCAGGGCGAGGAAGCCATAATCGTCACCCGATCCCTCAGTatgtataattattttcaaaattaaaatttttcccCTTAAAATATACTGTAATTTAAATTCAcaacattttttcttttattttgattttctcATGGATGTTATTGGCTTTTAtactatatttaaaatataataaattaattttatgcatGCAGGACTGTGTATTTTGGAGAATATAACAATAAAGGTCCAGGATCAGCTCAAGGTAAACGGGCAGGATTCACCAAGAAACTGAATGATGCCGAAGCTAAACAATTCATCACTCTTGGTTTTATTGAAGGCTCTAAGTGGCTCCTTCCTCCTACCAAACTGTAAATATCAACCGTTGGATTAGCAAAATAAATTATCCGACGACATACGATTGTTGTTTATAGCAAATAAATAgtcgatttattttattttattttattttaaaaaaattagtttactTTAGCTAGAATTTCCTATCCAACCCTAATACGTGAGGATTGCTGATAGTTGTTAGTGTGTATTTTATATCTAATCATTCTTGATTGAAAATTTAATCAAGAAAAATTTaggattttaatttaattattttgattttcggGTTCGATCATTGAAATTATTCGTAGAAGATCAAGATTGTGATGCATCACAAGTCTAAAAGTTTTCATATGATAAATTCctatttagttttttaaaaactttaataatttttgtaattatcaattgtataatttaattatatgaggTATTTCATtcactataaaatttatttgttacAATGTAAGTAAAAATTAACATATTATTTACTTGAACtgaattatttatacaatttcttttcatatttatattcaatTCATAAAGATGGCATTAATGAAGAAATAATttccctaatttttttttaaaaaaatgatttatattattttgactCAAGCATGCATCGTATttactaattaatatatttttttatactggGTTTGGACACTAAAATTTAATTACTCGTATTATATGggctcaaaattttcttttttgaaaattcgaagattatatatttttatttagatgtCCCGACATGCCTTGATCTTAAcccttataaaaaaaaattggtaattTTTGTTAAGAGCTTATaagatatttgaaaatttttgtttGAAAGTTTAGGGAGAACAACATTTTTCGTCTCGTAACTTGTACATTTTCCATTTAGTGTTAGAATTTTTCATTAGACTGGTGACATAGCATCGGATACGTCAGCAATAACCAGCGCCTCGTTGGTATTTTCCGATATTATGTTAACATTCCGGTGGAGatgaaataaaattgaaaaaaaatgacaGTTGGTGTACAAAGACTATGATTGACTGATAGCAtgaccaaaaatgaaaaatgtgtaGGTTacgaaaagaaaaatgttattcTTTCGACCGTTTATTAGatacttgaaaaaaaaattgatcataTCGTAACTTATTTTCTAGGACCGAAGGttaataatcttttaaaaattaatatttttacagACTAAAATATCATCACAAATTTTATGTTATCCCAGATATGTCTCCAGAAATAGTTGTTTTCATTAATTTATGGtatgatgttttttttatagttatgaaaataaaaaggtATTAAAATGtccaatatataaatatctttaacctttattttattttatccaaatattttaatagtttaaactcataaaacaaattataaaatacAAAATCCAATGTATCTTTTTTTGGGAGCAAGAGAAAATGCTTCCAAGGTACCTCAGTTCACAGACACGAGATGATTAATGTCAAATTCTCGGAGAAAATGATTGATTTACCCGTTCGAACAGTTTACGTTAGGTGTTTCTCTTTGACAGAATATATCAGTTCTTGCTAATTAAGGAGCCCGTAATGAAGTTGTTAATACTATTGTACAAACATTCGATGTTGGATAACTCATGCAAAGACAAGCACCCTCAACTTATCAATAATAGTTAcgttaaataaatgcatatactcaattaagagtgggtctcatgtgaaaccgtctcacggatcttaatctgtgagacggatcaacctaacccatattcacaataaaaagtaatacacttagcataaaaagtaaaacttttcatggatgacccaaataagatatacgtctcacaaatacgacccgtgagaccgtctcacacaagtttttgtcctcAATTAATTACCTATAATAGTTTCATATCTTGGTATTAAATGCTTTTTTCAAGTATTGGAAAGAGAACCATGTATATTTGTTAtagttttgtattttattttgtaagaccatttttggaaacataatcaattatCTTTTAGctaacaaattttattttcttaaaaaaacaaaaagaagttagcttctttttttctttttttgaaagGAAAGAAGTTGGTTTGAACTTTGAAGTATATATTGTCgtgaaatataaaatatcatgtttGTTTATATGCACGTTATTTGGATTTTTGGTGGAAAGTATTTTTTGCCCGATTGGTGATTTTGAAACATTAATTAATGAGAAATAAACGAAAAAATCTAAGTTCACTATTATCAGACGACTTGGATTTCTAATTTCATCGTCGGTCAATTGGATTCttgaaaaaacacaaaaatgtgtACAAAAATAGTAAAGAATATggaaatcaaatttttaaaatgaaaggAATGCAATTATATCATTAAGAAcagaaataaacatttttaggATAGAACTGGAAATAAAACTTAGAAAAATAATGGGAAAATACAAGGATTTGCTAAATGAAAG comes from the Primulina huaijiensis isolate GDHJ02 chromosome 8, ASM1229523v2, whole genome shotgun sequence genome and includes:
- the LOC140983349 gene encoding pectinesterase 2-like, giving the protein MAGIMACMQLVILLLFLPFVRSYDTTVIPADKSQLSSWFDQNVGPASVRKGSLDPALEAAEAGAKVIKVRTDGSGDFKTVNDAIKSIPTGNKDRVILWIGPGNYTEKIKIDRYKPFITFYGDSNNMPSLIYDGTAAEYGTVDSATLIVESDYFSAVNVKIVNSAPRPDGVRKGAQAVALRIGGDKASFYNCKIYGFQDTLCDDKGKHFFKDCYIEGTVDFIFGSGRSLYLNTETYVIPGDGMAMITAQARTKVDESNGYVFAHCKVTGTGNHAYLGRAWMPYARVVYAYSEFSDAVNPEGWSNNLDAQNNKTVYFGEYNNKGPGSAQGKRAGFTKKLNDAEAKQFITLGFIEGSKWLLPPTKL